In Bradyrhizobium sp. CCBAU 051011, the following are encoded in one genomic region:
- a CDS encoding di-heme-cytochrome C peroxidase: MRGRRIAKIVIALAVVGIGYAVFKDDIAKTWQNLHVKIVEHPTPKKTVWLDQGIDKETLSWFYHADQGTRTFGFPYKWFMALEQPTIPWLLFTSPGLFSDPAYLDRYGFIADTIIPGKTALPIGFAEGTPMLDPTGATWKNPRDKKEMNGIGLTCAACHTGSLTYNGTAVVIDGGPALTNLFAMKQGMGISLLLTRVWPGRFSRFADAVLGPDSTVDERETLKTQLDQVLAQYKRVKNLEERVASQSILEGYGRLDALNRIGNQVFSIDLNKPENYAGSSAPVHFPRIWNTPWFDWVQYNGSIMQPMVRNAGESLGVSAELNLTEPSKGLYKSSVNIKALDDMEMMIKGKKPPNAKDGFSGLQSPKWPGNILPPIDQKLADEGARLYKTHCQECHRPPVTSAEFYDFNNKDWWTKNEAGEAILKVENVPISHIGTDDAQAADMLARTVAVPENLGIKNPSFAFALGELVEKTVNYSFDQKKPPVSEAERKRIDGYMPNELRGELAYKVRPLNGVWATPPYLHNGSVPTIDDLLGDPEKRPKKFFLGSREYDPVKLGYKTDPIKNGFLFDTSIRGNSNRGHEFRKDYNKDKEIKGVIGPELSEGDRKALIEYLKTL; this comes from the coding sequence ATGCGGGGCAGGAGGATTGCAAAAATCGTGATCGCGCTGGCGGTCGTCGGCATCGGTTACGCGGTCTTCAAGGACGACATCGCCAAGACCTGGCAGAATCTTCACGTCAAGATCGTGGAGCATCCGACCCCGAAGAAAACCGTCTGGCTCGACCAGGGGATCGATAAGGAAACGCTGAGCTGGTTCTATCACGCCGACCAGGGAACGCGGACCTTCGGCTTTCCCTATAAATGGTTCATGGCGCTGGAGCAGCCGACGATTCCCTGGCTCTTGTTCACCTCGCCCGGCCTGTTCAGCGACCCCGCCTATCTCGATCGCTACGGCTTCATTGCCGACACGATCATCCCGGGCAAGACGGCGCTTCCGATCGGGTTTGCGGAGGGCACCCCGATGCTGGACCCGACCGGGGCGACGTGGAAGAATCCGCGCGACAAGAAGGAGATGAACGGCATCGGGCTGACCTGCGCGGCCTGCCACACCGGCAGCCTCACCTATAACGGCACCGCCGTCGTCATCGACGGTGGGCCGGCGCTCACCAATCTCTTCGCGATGAAGCAGGGCATGGGCATCTCGCTCCTGCTGACGCGGGTGTGGCCCGGTCGCTTCAGCCGCTTCGCCGACGCCGTGCTGGGACCGGACTCCACCGTCGACGAACGCGAGACGCTGAAGACCCAGCTCGATCAGGTGCTCGCGCAGTACAAGCGGGTCAAGAATCTGGAAGAACGCGTCGCCTCCCAGAGCATTCTGGAGGGTTACGGACGGCTCGACGCGCTGAACCGGATCGGCAATCAGGTGTTCTCCATCGACCTGAACAAGCCGGAAAACTATGCCGGCTCCTCCGCGCCGGTGCATTTCCCCCGGATCTGGAACACGCCGTGGTTCGACTGGGTGCAGTACAACGGCTCCATCATGCAGCCGATGGTGCGCAACGCCGGCGAATCGCTCGGCGTGTCGGCGGAGCTCAATCTGACCGAACCGTCGAAGGGACTCTACAAATCGAGCGTCAACATCAAGGCGCTCGACGACATGGAGATGATGATAAAGGGCAAGAAGCCGCCGAACGCGAAGGACGGATTCTCCGGCCTGCAATCGCCGAAATGGCCGGGCAACATCCTGCCGCCGATCGACCAGAAACTGGCCGACGAGGGCGCCAGGCTCTACAAGACCCATTGTCAGGAGTGTCACCGGCCGCCGGTGACGAGCGCGGAGTTCTACGATTTCAACAACAAGGACTGGTGGACCAAGAACGAGGCCGGCGAAGCGATCCTCAAGGTCGAGAACGTTCCGATCTCGCATATCGGAACCGACGACGCACAGGCCGCCGACATGCTGGCCCGTACGGTCGCGGTGCCTGAAAATCTCGGCATCAAGAATCCCAGCTTCGCATTCGCGCTGGGCGAACTGGTCGAGAAGACCGTCAATTACAGCTTCGACCAGAAGAAGCCGCCAGTCAGCGAAGCAGAGCGGAAACGAATCGACGGTTACATGCCGAACGAACTCCGCGGTGAACTGGCCTACAAGGTCCGTCCGCTGAACGGGGTCTGGGCGACGCCGCCCTATCTGCACAACGGCTCGGTGCCGACCATCGACGACCTGCTCGGTGACCCCGAGAAACGACCGAAGAAATTCTTCCTCGGCAGCCGCGAGTACGACCCCGTGAAGCTCGGTTACAAGACCGATCCGATCAAGAACGGATTTCTATTCGATACCTCCATTCGCGGAAACTCGAACAGAGGCCACGAATTCCGGAAGGACTACAACAAGGACAAGGAAATCAAGGGCGTGATCGGGCCGGAGCTGTCGGAGGGCGATCGGAAGGCGCTGATCGAATACCTCAAGACGCTCTGA
- a CDS encoding PRC-barrel domain-containing protein: MQKILAAALLSAAVFSAPAYAQSPQPADKAAPAATSAGAQEKMMLKGNWRASKLMGLDVYNEANEKLGDINELILDKNGKVAAVVIGVGGFLGMGEHDIAVSMDKLKFIEEPVRTSSTATTTTKDTATAPRETTTGAATTTTTTRTSDANDWTPDHAMMSGTKEQLKAMPQFKYSDYN, from the coding sequence ATGCAGAAGATCTTAGCTGCGGCTCTCTTGAGCGCCGCCGTGTTCAGTGCTCCCGCCTATGCGCAGTCGCCCCAGCCCGCGGATAAGGCCGCGCCTGCCGCGACCAGCGCCGGTGCCCAGGAAAAGATGATGCTCAAGGGCAATTGGCGCGCGTCCAAGCTCATGGGCCTCGACGTTTATAATGAAGCCAACGAGAAGCTCGGCGACATCAACGAGCTGATCCTCGACAAGAACGGCAAGGTCGCTGCCGTGGTCATCGGCGTCGGCGGCTTCCTGGGTATGGGCGAGCACGACATCGCCGTTTCCATGGACAAGCTCAAATTCATCGAGGAGCCTGTCCGCACCAGCTCGACGGCGACGACAACGACGAAGGACACCGCGACCGCGCCGCGCGAAACAACCACCGGCGCGGCCACGACCACCACGACAACGCGCACCAGCGACGCGAACGACTGGACGCCGGATCACGCGATGATGAGCGGCACCAAGGAGCAGCTCAAGGCGATGCCGCAGTTCAAATATTCAGACTACAACTGA
- a CDS encoding helix-turn-helix domain-containing protein has product MQFQKLAPSPALSIVQFSDIDAFRPVEFVADARSVPLSLANFHTARAMVQLPGCQIAVLSSFPRIVDVSYRAAHGVVIFQLENDYDVAVNGMSVDRPAFIGMRGNVDLQFVEPRGSLHAIITLGAGLRDREWFDTPDLLCPFTPTLEALATVRSITTGILQTASARPELLLEPRSALALQEGLLLAIDEMFRSGRTPDVAGRIASRGYCRLVRMIDEYVAFHAASPIYSADLAEQCGVSVRTLGTAVASVRGMSLHRYLRLKQLWSARAQLAKGSDAITVTSCARANGFHHMGEFARLYRATFHETASSTLARARGAD; this is encoded by the coding sequence ATGCAGTTCCAGAAGCTTGCCCCCTCGCCGGCACTTTCGATCGTCCAGTTCTCCGACATCGATGCCTTCCGGCCGGTCGAATTTGTCGCGGACGCGCGCAGCGTCCCGCTCAGCCTTGCTAATTTCCATACCGCGCGCGCGATGGTGCAGTTGCCGGGCTGCCAGATCGCCGTGCTCAGTTCATTCCCCCGCATTGTCGACGTCAGCTACCGCGCGGCGCACGGCGTCGTCATCTTCCAGCTCGAGAACGATTACGACGTAGCCGTCAACGGCATGTCGGTGGACCGTCCGGCCTTCATCGGCATGCGCGGCAATGTCGATTTGCAGTTCGTCGAACCCCGCGGATCGCTGCACGCGATCATCACGCTGGGCGCCGGCCTGCGAGACCGGGAATGGTTCGATACGCCGGATCTGCTTTGCCCGTTCACGCCCACCCTCGAGGCTCTGGCAACCGTCAGATCCATCACGACGGGTATCTTGCAGACGGCTTCGGCCAGACCGGAGCTGTTGCTGGAGCCGCGTTCGGCGCTGGCTCTCCAGGAAGGCCTGCTGCTCGCCATCGACGAGATGTTCCGCAGCGGCAGAACGCCTGATGTGGCGGGCCGGATCGCAAGCAGGGGCTATTGCCGCCTCGTTCGCATGATCGACGAATATGTCGCGTTTCACGCCGCCTCGCCGATCTACAGCGCCGACCTTGCCGAGCAATGCGGCGTATCGGTCAGGACACTCGGCACGGCGGTGGCGAGCGTTCGCGGTATGAGCCTGCATCGCTATTTGCGCCTCAAGCAGCTTTGGTCGGCCCGCGCACAACTGGCGAAGGGTTCCGACGCGATCACCGTGACGTCGTGCGCGCGCGCCAACGGCTTCCACCACATGGGTGAGTTCGCGCGACTCTACCGCGCTACGTTCCATGAAACGGCGTCGAGCACTCTGGCCCGCGCACGCGGCGCCGACTGA
- a CDS encoding aspartate/glutamate racemase family protein gives MTKILIVNPNTTAAMTETIGAAARAVAASGTEIIAMTSAMGPVSIEGYYDEAFAVPGLIQALMNAPDADAAIVACFDDTGLDAARTAAPFPVVGICEAALVTAGQIAKRIVVVTTLPRSIVPLEELVRRYGFAERVQVTACDVAVLDLDKPGSGAEAKLEAEIARALDKGAEAIVLGCAGMADLSQKLSRKFGVPVVDGVAAAVKQAEALAGLKLTTSRRGSYASPGVKNYTGLLEQFSPSEPSLRAKRSNP, from the coding sequence ATGACAAAAATCCTGATCGTCAATCCGAACACGACCGCCGCGATGACCGAAACGATCGGCGCCGCCGCGCGCGCTGTCGCCGCATCCGGCACCGAAATAATTGCCATGACCTCGGCGATGGGGCCGGTCTCGATCGAAGGCTATTACGACGAGGCGTTCGCCGTGCCCGGCCTGATCCAGGCGCTGATGAATGCGCCGGACGCCGATGCGGCGATCGTCGCTTGTTTCGACGATACCGGGCTCGACGCCGCGCGGACCGCCGCGCCTTTTCCGGTGGTCGGCATTTGCGAGGCGGCGCTGGTGACGGCAGGCCAGATCGCCAAGCGCATCGTCGTCGTCACTACGCTGCCGCGCTCGATCGTGCCGCTGGAAGAGCTGGTGCGCCGCTACGGTTTTGCGGAGAGGGTGCAGGTCACCGCCTGCGACGTTGCGGTGCTCGATCTCGACAAGCCCGGCTCGGGTGCCGAAGCCAAGCTTGAAGCCGAGATTGCCCGCGCGCTCGACAAGGGTGCGGAAGCGATCGTGCTGGGCTGCGCCGGCATGGCCGATCTCTCGCAAAAACTGTCGCGGAAATTCGGCGTGCCCGTAGTCGATGGCGTGGCGGCGGCGGTGAAGCAGGCCGAAGCGTTGGCCGGGCTGAAGCTGACGACGTCGCGGCGCGGTTCTTATGCGTCGCCGGGCGTGAAGAATTACACAGGGCTCTTGGAACAATTCTCGCCGTCGGAGCCGTCATTGCGAGCGAAGCGAAGCAATCCATAG
- a CDS encoding SDR family oxidoreductase, which produces MHVKGKVCVVTGAASGIGEAVARAYAEAGARGVVVADLKTSREKLAKVAGDIDGLPITADVGLEEDIKALIAAAEDKYGPVDVFFSNAGLSRKGQETASDADWDVSWRVHVMSHVFAARALVPGMLARGSGYLLNTASAAGLLASLNSMPYGVTKNAAVALAEHLAIQYGDRGIRVSVLCPQSVQTAMTTPGPSAARVDGVLQPPEVARMVIEAMAEERFLILSHPQVAEYMQRKASNRDRWLTGMRRLRDKIYGAPQSV; this is translated from the coding sequence ATGCACGTCAAGGGCAAGGTCTGTGTCGTCACGGGAGCCGCCAGCGGCATTGGCGAAGCGGTGGCGCGCGCTTATGCGGAGGCCGGAGCACGCGGTGTCGTGGTCGCCGATCTCAAGACCTCGCGCGAGAAGCTCGCCAAGGTCGCGGGCGATATCGACGGACTGCCGATCACGGCCGATGTCGGACTGGAGGAAGACATCAAGGCGCTGATCGCTGCGGCGGAGGACAAATACGGTCCGGTCGACGTGTTCTTTTCCAACGCCGGGCTTTCCCGCAAGGGCCAGGAGACCGCGTCGGATGCCGACTGGGACGTGAGCTGGCGTGTTCATGTCATGAGCCATGTATTCGCGGCGCGCGCGCTGGTGCCCGGCATGCTGGCGCGCGGCTCCGGCTATCTCCTCAACACCGCTTCCGCCGCAGGCCTGCTGGCGTCGCTGAACTCGATGCCCTACGGCGTGACCAAGAACGCCGCGGTGGCGCTCGCCGAGCATCTCGCCATTCAATATGGCGACCGCGGCATCCGCGTCTCCGTGCTGTGCCCGCAATCGGTGCAGACAGCCATGACGACGCCCGGCCCGAGCGCTGCAAGGGTCGACGGCGTGCTGCAACCGCCGGAAGTGGCGCGCATGGTGATCGAGGCGATGGCGGAAGAACGCTTCCTCATCCTGTCGCACCCGCAGGTCGCCGAATACATGCAGCGCAAGGCTTCCAACCGCGACCGCTGGCTAACAGGCATGCGGCGGCTGCGCGACAAGATCTACGGCGCGCCGCAATCGGTCTGA
- a CDS encoding ketopantoate reductase family protein, producing the protein MRICIFGAGAVGSHFAVRLALAGHDVSCVMRGAHLDAVKANGLTLRVGDGEFKAKVRASSDPAALGRQDAVICTLKATALSSLATGLQPLLDDDTAVVFAQNGIPWWYDIGLSPKHPPVPDLAFLDPAGRLRAAIPKERIVGGVVFSSNEVVAPGVVANLSPERNRLLIGECDDRQSERAAKLRMALNAAAIDSPEVAQIRETIWSKLLTNMSMSVLCLLTGQTARAVRDDPDLADIVPRLLDEANSIARSCFPEVKRVTRSGPAPDHKPSILQDYELGRAMEIDALVRAPAAFARAAGLSTPMLDMMGALTIRQARDKGLY; encoded by the coding sequence ATGCGGATTTGCATTTTCGGTGCGGGCGCCGTCGGCAGCCATTTTGCGGTGCGGCTCGCGCTGGCGGGCCATGACGTTTCCTGCGTGATGCGGGGTGCGCATCTGGATGCCGTGAAAGCGAACGGGCTGACGCTGCGGGTTGGAGATGGCGAGTTCAAGGCGAAGGTGCGTGCATCGAGCGATCCCGCGGCGCTGGGCCGGCAGGACGCTGTTATCTGCACGCTGAAGGCGACAGCTCTCTCCAGCCTCGCTACCGGCCTGCAGCCGCTGCTTGACGACGATACTGCGGTCGTCTTTGCGCAGAACGGTATTCCCTGGTGGTACGATATCGGGCTCTCGCCAAAACATCCGCCGGTGCCGGATCTGGCTTTCCTCGATCCGGCCGGGCGACTGCGCGCAGCGATCCCGAAAGAGCGCATCGTCGGCGGCGTGGTGTTTTCATCGAACGAAGTCGTCGCGCCGGGCGTGGTCGCCAACCTCTCGCCGGAGCGCAACCGGCTGCTGATCGGCGAGTGCGACGACCGCCAGAGCGAGCGAGCCGCAAAGCTGCGCATGGCGCTCAACGCCGCCGCGATCGACTCGCCCGAAGTCGCGCAGATCAGGGAGACGATCTGGTCAAAGCTGTTGACCAACATGTCGATGTCGGTTCTCTGCCTCCTGACCGGGCAGACCGCGCGCGCCGTGCGCGATGATCCTGACCTTGCCGACATCGTGCCGCGCCTGCTCGACGAGGCCAACAGCATAGCCCGAAGCTGTTTTCCCGAGGTCAAGCGCGTGACCCGCTCCGGTCCGGCGCCGGATCACAAGCCGTCGATCCTGCAGGATTACGAACTCGGCCGCGCCATGGAGATCGACGCGCTGGTCCGCGCGCCCGCCGCCTTCGCGCGCGCCGCCGGACTTTCGACACCGATGCTCGACATGATGGGCGCGCTCACCATCCGCCAGGCGCGCGACAAGGGGCTGTACTAG
- a CDS encoding alpha/beta family hydrolase, with protein MTAAEAQSLRIEVGSDQAVSALLIEPPQPRACYVFAHGAGAGMAHASMETVATGLAERGIATLRYQFPYMEKGSKRPDPPAVAHAAVRASVAVAGRRFPALPLIAGGRSFGGRMTSQAQAKSALAGVRGLAFLGFPLHPAGKPSSERAGHLADVKIPMLFLQGTRDTLAELSLLKPVVQSLGSRATLHLLDGADHSFHVLKSSGRNDRAVLDEALDAFAAWVEEVVAQALR; from the coding sequence ATGACGGCAGCCGAGGCGCAATCGCTCCGGATTGAGGTGGGCTCCGATCAGGCGGTTTCCGCGCTGCTGATCGAGCCGCCGCAGCCTCGCGCCTGTTACGTGTTCGCGCACGGGGCCGGCGCCGGCATGGCCCATGCGTCGATGGAAACCGTTGCCACGGGCCTTGCCGAACGCGGCATTGCGACGCTGCGCTACCAGTTTCCCTATATGGAGAAAGGCAGCAAGCGGCCCGATCCGCCCGCGGTCGCGCACGCCGCGGTGCGGGCGTCGGTGGCGGTAGCTGGGCGGCGCTTTCCCGCGCTGCCGCTGATCGCGGGCGGCCGATCGTTCGGCGGGCGCATGACGTCGCAGGCGCAGGCGAAGTCAGCCTTGGCCGGCGTTCGCGGGCTGGCGTTTCTCGGCTTTCCCCTGCATCCGGCCGGAAAGCCTTCCAGCGAGCGGGCCGGGCATCTCGCCGACGTCAAAATCCCGATGCTGTTCCTGCAGGGCACGCGCGACACGCTGGCGGAATTGAGCCTGCTCAAGCCGGTCGTCCAAAGCCTGGGATCGCGGGCGACGCTGCATCTGCTCGATGGCGCCGATCATTCCTTTCATGTGCTGAAGAGCTCGGGACGAAACGATCGCGCGGTGCTGGATGAGGCGCTGGATGCGTTTGCGGCGTGGGTGGAGGAGGTTGTGGCCCAAGCTCTCAGATGA
- a CDS encoding Spy/CpxP family protein refolding chaperone: protein MNFAGSGRALNSRALARSYRHTAALHSPAMRASVTAGAALAGWQYGRGRGGGWWRHGNGGYGWVGPLFWPFAYYDIYDYTLWGPNVGAPFWYYGYDDIYAGLFGPYDYQGLTGYLPPRGSPGGGPDRLALLCGEDSREIAGLPIDLIAQTIEPTEAQRTALDDLANASVTSAQKIKAACPTSIALTASGRLASMQQRIEAMISGVATVQAPLDRFYSLLNDEQKARLNAVAEEQERKAERRRSRSLARPCDVAQSSALQWPTEEIDARLQPTDVQRTGLKALQNASTKASEMLNASCRPEEAATPSARLAAAGKRLDVMLQAVKQVRTALDDFYVTLNDEQKAQFEAIGPRRTSFADRADMMQRRSRR from the coding sequence ATGAACTTTGCCGGCAGCGGCCGCGCGCTGAATTCGCGCGCACTCGCCCGCAGCTATCGCCACACCGCTGCGCTGCATAGTCCCGCCATGCGGGCCAGCGTGACCGCGGGCGCCGCACTGGCAGGGTGGCAATACGGGCGCGGCAGGGGTGGCGGCTGGTGGCGGCACGGCAATGGCGGGTACGGCTGGGTCGGGCCGCTGTTCTGGCCGTTCGCCTATTACGACATCTACGACTATACGCTTTGGGGACCGAATGTCGGCGCGCCGTTCTGGTACTATGGCTACGACGATATTTATGCCGGCCTGTTCGGGCCCTACGACTATCAGGGCCTTACCGGCTACCTGCCGCCGCGCGGTTCTCCGGGCGGCGGACCGGACCGGCTGGCGCTGTTATGCGGTGAAGACAGCCGCGAAATCGCAGGGCTCCCGATCGACCTGATTGCGCAGACGATCGAACCGACCGAAGCGCAGCGCACAGCCCTCGACGATCTTGCCAATGCGTCGGTGACATCTGCACAGAAGATCAAGGCGGCATGCCCGACGTCGATCGCGTTGACGGCGTCCGGCCGGCTGGCCTCGATGCAGCAGCGCATCGAGGCGATGATATCAGGTGTCGCGACCGTGCAGGCGCCACTGGACAGGTTTTACAGTCTTCTGAACGACGAGCAGAAAGCGCGGCTGAACGCCGTCGCTGAAGAACAGGAACGGAAAGCCGAAAGGCGCCGCAGCAGGTCCCTGGCGCGGCCCTGCGACGTCGCGCAATCATCGGCCCTGCAATGGCCGACCGAGGAAATCGATGCAAGGCTGCAGCCGACTGACGTGCAGCGCACCGGCCTGAAGGCCCTGCAGAACGCTAGCACCAAGGCCAGCGAGATGCTGAACGCATCATGCCGGCCCGAAGAGGCCGCCACGCCGTCCGCGCGGCTCGCCGCCGCAGGCAAGCGGCTCGATGTCATGCTGCAGGCGGTCAAGCAGGTGCGCACCGCGCTTGATGACTTCTATGTCACCTTGAACGACGAGCAGAAGGCGCAGTTCGAGGCCATCGGCCCGCGGCGGACATCTTTCGCCGACAGGGCGGACATGATGCAACGGCGCAGCCGCCGCTAG
- a CDS encoding dimethylsulfonioproprionate lyase family protein — translation MSQKDEFHNLDNPADGLFRELASGVTTRIFSGEHAMLSVVTLAPHAQGTLHHHPEEQWGVLLDGSAIRVQGGEEIPVKKGDFWRTPGNVPHTMRAGPEGARVLDIFSPPRPEYKKAGSGFGT, via the coding sequence ATGAGTCAGAAGGACGAATTTCACAATCTGGATAATCCGGCCGACGGCCTGTTCCGCGAACTCGCGTCCGGGGTCACGACACGAATCTTCTCTGGCGAGCACGCGATGCTGTCGGTGGTGACGCTGGCGCCGCACGCGCAAGGCACCCTGCATCATCATCCCGAGGAACAATGGGGCGTGCTGCTCGATGGCTCGGCCATCCGAGTTCAGGGCGGTGAGGAAATTCCGGTCAAGAAAGGCGATTTCTGGCGGACGCCGGGAAACGTGCCGCATACGATGCGGGCTGGACCGGAAGGCGCCCGCGTGCTTGACATCTTCAGCCCGCCTCGGCCCGAGTACAAGAAAGCCGGGTCCGGCTTCGGCACTTAA
- a CDS encoding RraA family protein, with protein MTITTAMTSVPKPAPDLLEAFRDAPTSIISDNLARLPGAVGLRPFHRGGRLVGVAFTVRTRPGDNLAIHRALELVGPGDVIVVDGGGDETRALVGEIMKTIAEYKGAAGYVIDGAIRDVAAFAASDFPCFARTAIHRGPYKSGPGEINVPVSIGGSVISPGDIVVGDEDGVVSFPASTAVGLLAAVRAQIAREEDTLLAIREGRYQGSYGKS; from the coding sequence ATGACCATCACCACGGCCATGACCAGCGTGCCGAAGCCCGCACCCGACCTGCTCGAAGCTTTCAGGGACGCGCCGACCTCGATCATCTCTGACAATCTCGCCCGCCTTCCGGGCGCCGTCGGGCTGCGGCCTTTCCATCGCGGCGGGCGGCTGGTGGGGGTCGCCTTCACTGTGCGCACGCGGCCGGGCGACAATCTGGCGATCCATCGGGCGCTGGAACTGGTTGGGCCCGGCGACGTGATCGTGGTCGATGGCGGCGGCGACGAGACGCGGGCGCTGGTGGGCGAAATCATGAAGACAATCGCCGAATACAAAGGCGCCGCGGGCTATGTAATCGACGGTGCGATCCGCGATGTCGCGGCGTTCGCCGCCTCCGACTTTCCATGCTTTGCCCGCACCGCGATCCACCGCGGGCCCTACAAGAGCGGTCCGGGCGAAATCAATGTGCCGGTATCGATCGGCGGTTCGGTGATTTCTCCCGGCGATATCGTGGTCGGCGACGAGGACGGCGTGGTGTCGTTTCCCGCTTCGACCGCAGTCGGCCTGCTGGCAGCGGTCCGCGCCCAGATCGCGCGCGAAGAGGATACGTTGCTTGCGATTCGCGAAGGCCGCTACCAGGGCAGCTACGGAAAATCCTGA
- a CDS encoding alpha/beta hydrolase, translating to MIPPLDPVVAQIIPLLPLRDPTTMTPQSARDALRALAAARAAVPPPPVMSAEDIKVKGAAGFLAARVYRNSSDKSPTVVFFHGGGWVAGDLETHDRQARWLAIETGAVVVSVDYRRPPEVRFPGAFEDAFAATRDVIARIAEFGGDAARVGVAGDSAGGNLAATTAIACRDAGIKLAAQFLVYPVTDVAGNFADARENGRFPSRAENADGYFLTRATMEWFCGHYLEDGAHGTDWRVSPLRAKNLTGLAPAIVCTAWFDPLRDEGKAYAEALKAAGVPTSYYDGLGLIHGYFGLGEASETAKREAQRARADFRALLEKGV from the coding sequence ATGATTCCGCCGCTCGATCCCGTCGTCGCCCAGATCATTCCGCTGCTGCCACTGCGCGATCCCACGACGATGACGCCGCAGAGCGCACGCGATGCGCTGCGCGCATTGGCGGCCGCGCGCGCGGCGGTTCCGCCGCCACCGGTGATGAGCGCGGAGGATATCAAGGTGAAAGGCGCAGCCGGTTTCCTGGCCGCGCGGGTCTACCGGAACTCAAGCGACAAATCGCCGACGGTCGTGTTCTTCCATGGCGGCGGCTGGGTGGCCGGCGATCTCGAGACCCATGACCGGCAGGCGCGCTGGCTCGCGATCGAGACCGGCGCGGTCGTGGTCTCCGTCGATTATCGCCGCCCGCCCGAGGTGCGCTTTCCCGGCGCATTCGAGGATGCCTTCGCAGCCACCCGGGACGTCATCGCCCGCATCGCCGAATTCGGCGGCGATGCGGCGCGCGTCGGTGTTGCCGGCGACAGCGCAGGCGGCAATCTGGCGGCCACCACCGCCATCGCCTGCCGCGACGCCGGCATCAAGCTCGCAGCGCAATTCTTGGTCTATCCCGTCACCGACGTCGCCGGAAATTTCGCCGACGCCAGGGAGAACGGGCGCTTTCCCTCACGCGCCGAAAACGCGGACGGCTATTTCCTCACCCGCGCCACCATGGAATGGTTCTGCGGCCATTACCTCGAAGACGGCGCCCACGGCACCGACTGGCGCGTCTCGCCGCTGCGCGCCAAAAACCTCACAGGCCTTGCGCCCGCCATCGTCTGCACCGCATGGTTCGATCCGCTCCGCGACGAAGGCAAGGCCTATGCGGAAGCGCTAAAGGCCGCCGGCGTGCCGACCAGCTATTACGACGGCCTCGGCCTGATCCACGGCTATTTCGGGCTTGGAGAAGCCTCGGAGACGGCGAAGCGCGAGGCGCAACGCGCGCGAGCGGATTTCAGGGCGTTGTTGGAGAAGGGCGTATGA
- a CDS encoding tripartite tricarboxylate transporter substrate binding protein, whose amino-acid sequence MKISRRNLLAATAAFAVTPALAQPAKNMTLVVPFPPGGSTDALARLLQSHLQTKLGRTVLVENKSGAAGSLGAIQVAKSAPDGATFLVTFDSHAVIPSILEKPGVDVEKDLVPVFLVGTAPYVVAANAERPYKTFADVVAACKAKPGAVKYASVGIGTLGHLAMTVLGKKAGVEITHVPYRGGGPAMNDVLGGHVDMIVGSAALITAQLGTNMLRPILQMGRERMPVLKDTQTAIEAGFPDFETLAWWGIFAPKDTPADIIAAMAKSVKEILSEPAVAKQLQETQQMTLLLADGKEFSAFFAKQVGIWGQVVRENNIKA is encoded by the coding sequence GTGAAGATTTCACGACGCAACTTGCTTGCGGCGACAGCCGCGTTTGCGGTGACGCCCGCGCTGGCGCAGCCGGCCAAAAACATGACGCTGGTGGTGCCGTTCCCACCGGGAGGATCGACCGACGCGCTGGCGCGGCTGCTGCAGTCCCACCTGCAGACGAAACTCGGCCGCACCGTGCTGGTGGAAAACAAGTCCGGCGCGGCTGGCTCGCTCGGCGCCATCCAGGTCGCCAAGAGCGCGCCCGACGGCGCGACGTTCCTGGTGACCTTCGATTCGCACGCGGTCATCCCCTCGATCCTGGAAAAGCCGGGGGTGGATGTCGAAAAGGATCTGGTGCCGGTGTTCCTGGTCGGCACTGCGCCCTATGTCGTCGCGGCGAATGCCGAGCGGCCATACAAGACCTTTGCCGACGTGGTGGCGGCCTGCAAGGCCAAGCCCGGCGCGGTGAAATACGCCTCCGTCGGCATCGGTACGCTCGGCCATCTGGCGATGACGGTGCTCGGCAAGAAGGCCGGCGTCGAGATCACGCATGTGCCTTACCGCGGCGGCGGCCCGGCGATGAACGACGTGCTCGGCGGCCATGTCGACATGATCGTGGGATCGGCGGCGCTGATCACGGCGCAGCTCGGCACCAACATGCTGCGGCCGATCCTGCAGATGGGGCGCGAGCGGATGCCGGTGCTCAAGGATACCCAGACCGCGATCGAGGCAGGCTTTCCCGATTTCGAGACGCTGGCCTGGTGGGGCATCTTTGCGCCCAAGGACACGCCGGCCGATATCATTGCCGCCATGGCAAAATCGGTGAAGGAGATTCTGAGCGAACCGGCGGTGGCGAAACAATTGCAGGAAACGCAGCAGATGACGCTGCTGCTCGCCGACGGCAAGGAATTTTCGGCGTTCTTCGCCAAGCAGGTCGGCATCTGGGGCCAGGTGGTGCGAGAGAACAATATCAAGGCGTAG